A single genomic interval of Polaribacter vadi harbors:
- a CDS encoding C40 family peptidase, whose amino-acid sequence MYGICNLSIVPLRAAPSDSSEMVSQILFGEFFTILEQQKYWSKIRLASDDFEGFIDHKQFEKISEDLYQKLVLDAPVYSGEFVDFITDATNNLLTIPIGSRLPFFADHHFFINSKKYNYQGKVFSNKMAKSEIIRNAFTFLNAPFLWGGKTPFGIDCSGFTQMVYKICGYKLLRDAKQQAKQGEVLSFIEESEPGDLAFFDNDEGEIIHVGIILKDYHIIHAHGKVRIDTLDHSGIFNHDLQTHTHKLRVIKKII is encoded by the coding sequence TTGTACGGAATTTGTAATTTAAGTATTGTTCCTTTAAGAGCAGCACCTTCAGACTCATCAGAAATGGTGAGTCAAATTTTATTTGGAGAGTTTTTTACAATTCTTGAACAACAAAAATATTGGAGTAAAATTCGATTGGCTTCCGATGATTTTGAGGGCTTTATAGATCATAAACAATTTGAAAAAATTTCTGAAGATTTATATCAAAAATTAGTATTAGATGCTCCTGTTTATAGTGGCGAGTTCGTCGATTTCATAACAGATGCTACAAATAATCTATTAACAATTCCTATAGGATCGAGATTGCCTTTTTTTGCTGATCATCATTTTTTTATCAATTCTAAAAAATATAATTACCAAGGTAAAGTATTTTCTAATAAAATGGCTAAAAGTGAAATAATTCGAAACGCTTTTACTTTTTTAAACGCTCCTTTTTTATGGGGAGGCAAAACTCCTTTTGGTATAGATTGTTCTGGTTTTACTCAAATGGTTTATAAAATTTGTGGTTATAAATTATTAAGAGATGCAAAACAGCAAGCAAAACAAGGAGAGGTTTTAAGTTTTATTGAAGAGAGTGAACCTGGAGATTTAGCTTTTTTTGATAATGATGAAGGAGAAATAATTCACGTTGGTATTATTTTAAAAGATTATCATATTATTCATGCACATGGTAAAGTAAGAATTGACACTTTAGATCATAGTGGTATTTTTAACCACGATTTGCAAACGCACACTCATAAATTAAGAGTTATTAAAAAAATTATATAA
- a CDS encoding tetratricopeptide repeat protein: MKKQIIAISLGLMSIGMFAQKKELRTIDKAIDKSDFKTAQEGIAALEGNESAIEQKYEAWYYYLKGSAYGKSNVEKAVEAYDKLFEIEKESGKSKYTNEAKPKLNELIQFVSNKAINAYNDDKDYVTATKNFYLTYKLSPTDTIFLYNAAVSASLQKDYDTSFEYYKELQDIGYTGVTTQYFAVNKETGVKENLGGKSQRDLMVKTGQYSTPTDENTESKQADIIKNLSFILIAQGKTDEAVVAIKEARKNEPKDLNLLLNEAQLYIKLEKMDKFQELMEEAVQLDPENPTLFFNLGVVNHNQGKSEEAIEYYKRAIELDPEYADAYMNISVAILSGEQAIVEEMNKNLSNFKKYDELELKQKALYNKALPYLEKADELGRTEDTVKSLLNIYDLTGNKKAETLRPIYKKMRGM; the protein is encoded by the coding sequence ATGAAAAAACAGATTATAGCAATTTCATTAGGATTGATGTCAATTGGAATGTTTGCGCAAAAAAAAGAATTAAGAACTATCGATAAAGCTATCGATAAAAGCGACTTTAAAACTGCACAAGAAGGAATTGCAGCTTTAGAAGGTAATGAAAGTGCCATAGAACAAAAATATGAAGCTTGGTATTATTACTTAAAAGGTTCTGCTTATGGAAAATCGAACGTAGAAAAAGCTGTTGAAGCTTATGATAAATTGTTTGAAATAGAAAAAGAAAGTGGAAAATCGAAATATACAAATGAAGCGAAACCAAAGTTAAATGAATTAATTCAGTTTGTTTCAAATAAGGCAATTAATGCTTATAATGATGATAAAGATTATGTTACTGCTACTAAAAATTTCTATTTAACATATAAGTTAAGTCCTACTGACACCATTTTTTTATACAATGCTGCTGTGAGTGCTTCTTTACAGAAAGATTATGATACTTCTTTTGAGTATTATAAAGAATTACAAGATATTGGGTATACAGGTGTTACCACGCAATATTTTGCAGTGAACAAAGAAACTGGAGTTAAAGAAAATTTAGGAGGAAAAAGTCAAAGAGATTTAATGGTGAAAACTGGTCAATACAGTACACCAACAGACGAAAATACTGAGTCTAAACAAGCAGATATTATAAAGAATCTTAGTTTTATTCTAATTGCGCAAGGTAAAACGGATGAAGCAGTTGTTGCTATTAAAGAAGCAAGAAAGAATGAGCCTAAAGATTTAAATCTTTTATTAAACGAAGCTCAATTGTACATCAAGTTAGAGAAGATGGATAAATTTCAAGAATTAATGGAAGAAGCTGTACAATTAGATCCTGAAAACCCTACTCTATTTTTTAATCTAGGTGTTGTAAATCATAACCAAGGAAAATCTGAAGAAGCTATTGAATACTATAAAAGAGCTATTGAGTTAGATCCAGAATATGCTGATGCTTATATGAATATATCTGTAGCGATTTTATCTGGAGAACAAGCTATTGTAGAGGAAATGAATAAAAATTTATCTAACTTTAAAAAATATGATGAATTAGAGCTAAAACAAAAAGCGTTGTATAATAAAGCACTTCCTTATTTAGAGAAAGCAGATGAACTTGGTAGAACTGAAGATACTGTAAAATCTCTTTTAAATATTTATGACCTTACAGGGAATAAAAAAGCTGAGACTTTAAGACCTATCTATAAAAAAATGAGAGGTATGTAA
- the gyrA gene encoding DNA gyrase subunit A, translating to MSEGEKLIPINIEEQMKSAYIDYSMSVIVSRALPDVRDGLKPVHRRVLYGMHELGIKATGSYKKSARIVGEVLGKYHPHGDTSVYDSMVRMAQSWSVRYMMVDGQGNFGSVDGDSPAAMRYTEVRMQKISEDMLADIEKDTVDHRLNFDDTLQEPTVLPTKIPNLLVNGASGIAVGMATNMAPHNLTEVINGTIAYIDNNDIEIDELMQHITAPDFPTGGIIYGYDGVREAFHTGRGRIVMRAKAIIEEIKGRECIIVTEIPYQVNKADMIKKTADLVNEKKLSGIANIRDESDRNGMRIVYILKRDAIPNIVLNKLFKYTQLQTSFSVNNIALVKGRPEQLNLKQLIHYFVEHRHEVIVRRTEFLLKKAEARAHILEGLIIASDNIDEVIKIIRASGNADEARESLIERFELTEIQAKAIVEMRLRQLTGLEQDKLRAEFDEIMLTITDLKDILANESRRYEIIKEELLHIKDKYGDERRSIIEYAGGDMRIEDMIPDTKVVVTISNAGYLKRTNLDEYKVQNRGGRGQKGATTRNEDFLEHLFVGTNHQYMMFFTQKGKVFWMRVYEIPEGGKNTKGRAMQNLINIEPDDSVKAFLVTQDLKDEEYINSHYVIMATKKGQVKKTSLEQYSRPRTNGINAITIKEGDELLSAKLTTGDSQVMLALASGKSIRFEEAKTRPMGRTASGVRGITLQHENDEVIGMVAVNDMESNILVVSEKGYGKRSKLEDYRITNRGGKGVKTLNISEKTGNLVAIKNVDDSNDLMIINKSGLTIRMAVEDLRVMGRATQGVRLIKIKEDDSIAAVAKVMHEDEEVEAEDENLEAIDTNSEEQTENGTDIENDTEDNKE from the coding sequence ATGTCAGAAGGGGAAAAATTAATTCCAATTAATATTGAAGAGCAGATGAAATCTGCATACATTGATTATTCAATGTCAGTAATAGTTTCAAGAGCATTGCCAGATGTTAGAGATGGTTTAAAACCAGTTCATAGAAGAGTTTTGTATGGTATGCACGAGTTAGGAATTAAAGCAACAGGGTCTTACAAGAAGTCTGCAAGAATTGTTGGGGAAGTTTTAGGAAAGTATCATCCTCATGGAGATACTTCTGTGTACGATTCTATGGTGCGTATGGCACAGAGTTGGAGTGTACGTTACATGATGGTTGATGGCCAAGGAAACTTTGGTTCTGTAGATGGAGATTCGCCTGCAGCAATGCGTTATACAGAGGTTAGAATGCAAAAAATATCAGAAGATATGTTGGCTGATATTGAAAAAGATACTGTAGATCATCGTTTAAATTTCGATGATACTTTGCAAGAACCTACTGTTTTACCAACTAAGATTCCTAATCTATTGGTAAATGGAGCTTCAGGAATTGCTGTTGGTATGGCTACAAATATGGCACCTCATAACTTAACAGAAGTTATTAACGGAACCATTGCTTATATTGATAATAACGATATTGAGATTGATGAGTTAATGCAACATATAACTGCACCAGATTTTCCAACAGGTGGAATAATTTATGGTTATGATGGTGTTAGAGAGGCTTTTCATACAGGTCGTGGACGTATTGTTATGCGTGCAAAAGCTATTATTGAAGAGATAAAAGGACGTGAGTGCATTATTGTAACTGAAATTCCTTACCAAGTGAATAAAGCAGACATGATCAAGAAAACTGCTGATTTGGTAAACGAGAAAAAACTTTCTGGTATTGCCAATATTCGTGATGAGTCTGATAGAAATGGAATGCGAATTGTCTATATTTTAAAGCGTGATGCAATTCCTAATATCGTATTAAACAAATTATTTAAATACACTCAACTACAAACTTCTTTTAGTGTAAATAATATTGCCTTAGTAAAAGGAAGACCAGAACAATTAAATCTAAAACAATTAATACATTATTTTGTTGAACACAGACATGAAGTTATTGTTCGTAGAACAGAATTTTTATTAAAGAAAGCAGAAGCTAGAGCGCATATTTTAGAAGGATTAATTATTGCTTCAGATAATATTGATGAAGTTATAAAAATAATTAGAGCTTCTGGTAATGCAGATGAGGCTAGAGAAAGTTTAATTGAACGTTTTGAGTTGACTGAAATTCAAGCAAAGGCAATTGTAGAAATGCGTTTGCGTCAACTAACAGGTTTAGAGCAAGACAAATTACGTGCAGAGTTTGACGAAATTATGTTAACAATTACGGATTTGAAAGATATTTTAGCGAACGAATCAAGACGTTATGAAATTATCAAAGAAGAATTATTACATATTAAAGATAAGTATGGTGATGAGCGTAGATCTATTATAGAATATGCTGGAGGTGATATGCGTATTGAAGATATGATTCCTGACACAAAAGTTGTGGTAACAATCTCTAATGCTGGATATTTAAAACGTACAAATTTAGATGAATATAAAGTTCAAAATAGAGGAGGTAGAGGTCAAAAAGGAGCAACTACAAGAAATGAAGATTTCTTAGAGCATTTATTTGTTGGTACAAATCATCAATATATGATGTTCTTTACACAAAAAGGAAAAGTATTCTGGATGCGTGTGTATGAAATTCCTGAAGGTGGTAAAAACACCAAAGGTAGAGCAATGCAGAACTTAATCAATATAGAACCTGATGATTCTGTAAAAGCATTTTTAGTAACACAAGATTTAAAAGACGAAGAATACATTAATAGTCATTATGTAATTATGGCTACCAAAAAAGGTCAAGTTAAAAAGACTTCTTTAGAGCAATATTCGCGTCCAAGAACAAATGGTATTAATGCAATCACTATCAAAGAAGGTGATGAATTATTATCAGCAAAATTAACAACAGGAGATAGTCAAGTAATGTTGGCTTTAGCATCTGGGAAATCGATTCGTTTTGAAGAAGCAAAAACAAGACCAATGGGAAGAACAGCTTCTGGAGTTCGTGGAATAACTTTACAACATGAAAATGATGAAGTAATTGGTATGGTTGCTGTAAACGATATGGAAAGCAATATTTTAGTGGTTTCTGAAAAAGGATATGGAAAACGTTCTAAACTAGAGGATTATAGAATTACCAATAGAGGAGGTAAAGGTGTTAAAACGCTTAACATTTCTGAAAAAACAGGTAATTTAGTAGCGATTAAAAATGTTGATGATTCTAATGATTTAATGATTATTAATAAATCTGGCTTAACCATTAGAATGGCTGTAGAAGATTTACGTGTTATGGGGCGTGCAACACAAGGTGTTCGTTTAATTAAGATCAAAGAAGATGACAGTATTGCTGCTGTAGCTAAAGTGATGCATGAAGATGAAGAGGTAGAAGCAGAGGATGAAAACTTAGAGGCTATTGATACTAATTCTGAAGAACAAACAGAAAATGGCACGGATATTGAAAATGATACAGAAGATAATAAAGAGTAA
- a CDS encoding ATP-dependent Clp protease ATP-binding subunit → MDDNFSPKVRDVITFSKEEALRLGHEFIGTEHLLLGLIRKGDGKAIEILTAFDVDLILLRKKLEQLNPSNPTFIENTDKPSLRLTRQAEKALKTTFLEAKLYQSEAIDTAHLLLCILRNENDPTTKLIQKYHVNYDEAKALYKQLHVDDVDDAILPTNPIAETPSDDSYPSEKSNPFEQQKGKTIKKSKTPVLDNFGRDLTDLAEKGKLDPVVGRQKEIERVSQILSRRKKNNPMLIGEPGVGKSAIAEGLALRIVDRKVSRILFDKRIVSLDLASLVAGTKYRGQFEERMKALMNELEKNDDIILFIDEIHTIVGAGGATGSLDASNMLKPALARGEIQCIGATTLDEFRTNIEKDGALERRFQKVIVEPTSVEETIQILQNIKNKYEEHHHVNYTDDAIEACVKLTNRYMTDRYLPDKAIDALDEAGSRIHITNIIVPKQVLELESQLEIIRDLKTKAVNGQKYEEAAKLRDDEKNMEAALNSAQKQWEDDSKLNREIVTEDNVAEVVSMMTGIPVNRVAEAESHRLHELPAMIKGKVVGQDEAVTKVVKAIQRNRVGLKDPNKPIGSFIFLGQTGVGKTQLAKVLARELFDSDDSLIRIDMSEYMEKFAISRLIGAPPGYVGYEEGGQLTEKVRRKPYSVILLDEIEKAHPDVFNMLLQILDDGHITDSLGRKIDFRNTIIIMTSNIGARQLKDFGGGVGFGTSSKAAQADEYAKGIIEGALKKSFAPEFLNRIDDVIVFNALEREDIHSIIDIELDKLLNRILDLGYTLNLSEKAKDYIADKGFDKKYGARPLKRAIQKYIEDALAEEIVNSNLTEGDVIAMDLDEDKNELTINIVKGEKKKETRTESNSK, encoded by the coding sequence ATGGACGATAATTTTTCACCAAAAGTAAGAGATGTAATCACCTTCAGTAAAGAAGAAGCCTTAAGATTAGGGCATGAATTTATTGGAACAGAACATCTTTTATTAGGTTTAATAAGAAAAGGGGATGGAAAAGCAATTGAGATATTAACAGCATTTGATGTTGATTTAATTTTGCTGCGTAAAAAGTTAGAGCAACTAAACCCATCTAACCCAACATTTATAGAAAACACAGACAAACCTAGTTTACGCTTAACAAGGCAAGCTGAAAAAGCTCTAAAAACTACTTTTTTAGAAGCTAAATTATATCAAAGTGAAGCTATTGATACAGCTCATTTACTACTTTGTATTTTAAGAAATGAAAACGACCCAACTACAAAGTTGATTCAGAAATATCATGTAAATTATGATGAAGCAAAAGCTTTATACAAACAATTACATGTAGATGATGTTGATGATGCTATTTTACCAACAAACCCAATTGCAGAAACGCCTTCTGATGATAGTTATCCGTCAGAAAAATCAAATCCTTTTGAACAACAAAAAGGAAAAACCATCAAAAAATCGAAAACACCTGTTTTAGATAATTTTGGTAGAGATTTAACAGATTTAGCAGAAAAAGGAAAACTAGATCCTGTTGTGGGTCGTCAAAAAGAAATTGAGCGTGTTTCGCAAATTTTAAGTCGAAGAAAAAAGAACAATCCAATGTTAATTGGAGAACCTGGAGTTGGTAAATCTGCCATTGCTGAAGGTTTAGCGTTGCGAATTGTAGATAGAAAAGTATCTAGAATTTTGTTTGATAAACGTATTGTTTCTTTAGATTTAGCAAGTTTGGTTGCTGGTACAAAATATAGAGGTCAGTTTGAAGAACGCATGAAAGCCTTAATGAACGAGCTTGAAAAGAATGATGATATTATTCTTTTTATTGATGAAATTCATACCATAGTTGGTGCTGGAGGAGCCACTGGTTCTTTGGATGCTTCTAACATGTTAAAACCTGCTTTGGCAAGAGGCGAAATACAATGTATTGGTGCTACAACTTTAGATGAATTTAGAACAAATATCGAAAAAGATGGTGCTTTAGAACGTCGTTTTCAAAAGGTAATTGTAGAACCAACTTCTGTAGAAGAAACTATTCAGATTTTACAAAATATTAAAAATAAATATGAGGAACATCATCATGTAAATTATACAGATGATGCTATTGAAGCGTGTGTAAAATTAACGAACAGATATATGACTGATCGTTATTTACCAGACAAAGCCATTGATGCTTTAGATGAAGCTGGTTCTCGAATTCATATCACAAATATTATTGTTCCTAAACAAGTTTTGGAATTAGAATCTCAATTAGAAATAATTCGCGATTTAAAAACAAAAGCCGTTAATGGACAAAAATATGAGGAAGCTGCCAAGTTAAGAGACGATGAAAAGAACATGGAAGCTGCTTTAAATTCTGCTCAAAAACAATGGGAAGATGACTCTAAATTAAACAGAGAAATTGTTACTGAAGATAATGTTGCAGAAGTAGTTTCTATGATGACAGGAATTCCTGTTAACAGAGTTGCAGAAGCAGAAAGCCACAGATTGCATGAATTACCTGCCATGATTAAAGGTAAAGTAGTTGGGCAAGATGAAGCTGTTACCAAAGTTGTAAAAGCGATTCAAAGAAATAGAGTTGGTCTAAAAGACCCTAACAAACCAATTGGTTCTTTTATTTTCTTAGGACAAACTGGTGTTGGTAAAACGCAATTAGCAAAAGTTTTAGCACGTGAATTATTTGATTCTGACGATTCTTTAATTAGAATTGATATGAGTGAATATATGGAGAAATTTGCAATTTCTCGTTTAATTGGTGCACCTCCAGGATATGTAGGTTATGAAGAAGGTGGACAATTAACAGAAAAAGTTCGTAGAAAACCGTATTCTGTAATCTTGTTAGATGAAATTGAAAAAGCGCATCCAGATGTATTTAATATGTTATTACAAATTTTAGATGATGGACATATTACTGATAGTCTAGGACGTAAAATCGATTTTAGAAATACCATTATTATCATGACTTCTAACATTGGAGCTCGTCAATTAAAAGATTTTGGTGGTGGAGTTGGTTTTGGAACTTCCTCTAAAGCTGCACAAGCAGATGAATATGCAAAAGGAATTATTGAAGGAGCTTTAAAGAAATCTTTTGCACCAGAATTCTTAAACAGAATTGATGATGTTATTGTTTTTAATGCTTTAGAAAGAGAAGATATTCATTCTATTATTGATATTGAATTAGACAAACTTTTAAACAGAATATTAGATTTAGGCTATACTTTAAACTTAAGTGAAAAAGCAAAAGATTATATTGCAGATAAAGGTTTCGATAAAAAATATGGTGCAAGACCATTAAAAAGAGCCATTCAGAAATATATTGAAGATGCTTTAGCTGAAGAAATTGTAAACTCCAACCTTACTGAAGGAGATGTGATTGCAATGGATTTAGACGAAGATAAGAATGAGCTTACCATAAATATTGTAAAAGGTGAAAAGAAGAAAGAAACTAGAACAGAAAGTAATTCTAAATAG